Proteins from one Impatiens glandulifera chromosome 2, dImpGla2.1, whole genome shotgun sequence genomic window:
- the LOC124926560 gene encoding LOW QUALITY PROTEIN: coenzyme Q-binding protein COQ10 homolog, mitochondrial (The sequence of the model RefSeq protein was modified relative to this genomic sequence to represent the inferred CDS: inserted 2 bases in 2 codons), whose protein sequence is MRSFFSAAERLILRSNGGKQLLGFSPKDGRLGSLRRLRSLPAIGEFQVNNDINSNRDLKSFLGRCCNGNAIQRRGFLGCGDGEEGNVLSKVYEERRVMGYSQEQLYAVVAAVDMYEDFXPWCQRSDIVRKFPDGSXDAELEIGFKFLVESYVSHVELIKPKSVKTTVSQSNLFDHLINVWEFSPGPVPGTCNIYFLVDFKFQSPLYRQMATMFFKEVVSRLVGSFHDRCRLIYGPGVTINENVYQQKT, encoded by the exons ATGCGGTCTTTTTTCTCCGCTGCTGAGCGGCTGATTTTGAGGTCGAATGGGGGAAAGCAATTGCTAGGGTTTTCTCCTAAAGATGGTCGTTTAGGATCGCTAAGGCGCTTGCGTAGCCTTCCGGCGATTGGGGAATTTCAggttaataatgatattaacTCTAATCGAGATTTGAAGTCGTTCTTGGGACGTTGCTGTAATGGTAATGCGATTCAGAGAAGGGGTTTTCTCGGATGTGGAGATGGTGAAGAGGGTAATGTTCTGTCAAAGGTATATGAAGAGAGACGTGTTATGGG ATACTCTCAAGAACAATTATATGCAGTTGTTGCTGCTGTTGATATGTATGAAGATT TTCCGTGGTGTCAAAGATCTGATATCGTTCGAAAATTTCCAGATGGGT TTGATGCTGAATTAGAGATTGGTTTTAAGTTTCTTGTTGAAAGCTATGTGTCTCATGTGGAACTAATCAAGCCAAAATCTGTTAAG ACAACTGTATCACAAAGCAATCTTTTCGACCATCTAATAAATGTATGGGAGTTTAGCCCGGGACCTGTTCCTGGAACTTGCAACATTTATTTCTTGGTAGATTTTAAGTTCCAGTCGCCTCTCTATCGACAG ATGGCGACAATGTTCTTCAAGGAAGTGGTCTCTCGGCTTGTCGGGTCGTTCCATGACCGATGTCGCCTAATTTATGGTCCAGGTGTAACGATCAATGAAAATGTTTATCAACAAAAAACATGa
- the LOC124925636 gene encoding THO complex subunit 5B, protein MDSTMEDVEVAVTELKLYTQMKKSPYDSLHESRKSAEEIVAKMLSIKRESKSKSELRELVTQMFLNFINLRQANRAILLEEDRVKEETERAKAPVDFTTLEFHNLMYEKNHYMKAIRVCKDFRSKYHDIEIVAKEEFFRDAPEDIHNSLISNDSEHNLMLKRLNFELYQRKELCKLQKKLEQQKKRYLETIATRKKFLSDLPSLLKPLKKVSLPVQKQLGMPYTKKLKQHQYAELLPPSLYIIYSQMLAQKEAFGENIDVEIVGSLKDAQAFSQQQANKENGTCTILDNSKVEDDSLEDEEEGQRSQKRSKKVPTKENHDQSEIYQSHPLKIILHVYDDEGSDSKLVSLKFDYLLKLNVVCVGIEGSNEVPGNNLLCNLFPDDAGLEIPLQSAKLSVGGELEFDEKRTSRPYKWVQHLAGIDFLPEISPQLTFSESKQAAVISGLSQYRHQNRVQTVVQRIRSRRKTQLTLT, encoded by the exons ATGGATTCGACCATGGAAGACGTCGAGGTAGCTGTAACTGAGCTGAAACTCTATACTCAAATGAAGAAATCACCATACGATTCGCTGCACGAAAGCCGAAAGTCTGCAGAGGAAATTGTCGCCAAGATGCTCTCTATCAAGAGAGAATCCAAATCAAAATCTGAGCTTCGGGAGCTAGTAACTCAAATGTTTCTGAACTTCATCAATCTGCGCCAG GCGAATCGGGCCATCCTGCTTGAAGAGGACCGCGTAAAAGAAGAAACAGAACGTGCTAAGGCACCCGTTGACTTCACGACCTTAGAGTTTCATAACTTGATGTATGAGAAGAATCATTACATGAAAGCAATAAGGGTTTGCAAAGATTTTAGATCAAAGTATCATGATATTGAAATTGTAGCCAAGGAAGAATTTTTCAGAGATGCACCAGAAGACATACATAATTCATTAATATCAAATGATAGTGAGCACAATCTGATGCTGAAGAGGCTCAATTTTGAGTTATATCAG CGCAAAGAACTCTGCAAACTTCAGAAGAAACTTGAACAACAAAAGAAGAGATATCTGGAGACCATTGCTACCAGGAAGAAGTTCTTATCAGACCTTCCATCCCTACTGAAGCCCCTAAAGAAAGTGTCATTACCAGTGCAGAAACAATTGGGGATGCCGTACACCAAAAAGTTAAAGCAGCATCAATATGCAGAGTTGCTTCCACcttctctttatattatttactcGCAAATGTTGGCCCAAAAGGAAGCATTTGGAGAAAACATTGATGTGGAGATTGTAGGAAGTTTGAAAGATGCTCAAGCTTTCTCTCAGCAACAAGCAAATAAGGAAAATG GTACTTGTACCATTTTAGACAATTCCAAGGTGGAGGATGATTCACTTGAAGATGAAGAGGAGGGGCAAAGAAGCCAAAAGCGGTCAAAGAAAGTTCCTACAAAAGAAAATCATGACCAGTCAGAAATTTATCAATCTCATCCGCTGAAAATCATTCTTCATGTATATGATGATGAAGGTTCAGATTCAAAACTCGTTTCGCTGAAATTTGATTACCTGCTAAAGTTGAATGTTGTATGTGTTGGGATTGAGGGCTCCAATGAAGTCCCTGGGAATAATTTATTATGCAACTTATTTCCTGATGATGCTGGCCTTGAGATACCACTACAG TCAGCTAAGCTATCTGTTGGCGGTGAACTGGAATTCGATGAAAAGAGAACCTCGCGACCATATAAATGGGTCCAGCATTTGGCAGGAATTGATTTTTTGCCTGAGATATCTCCACAGCTTACATTTTCTGAATCTAAACAAGCTGCAGTTATATCTGGGCTTTCGCAATACCGCCATCAGAATCGGGTTCAAACAGTGGTCCAACGAATTCGGTCTCGAAGAAAGACTCAACTTACTTTGACTTGA